The Centroberyx gerrardi isolate f3 chromosome 12, fCenGer3.hap1.cur.20231027, whole genome shotgun sequence genome has a window encoding:
- the LOC139931849 gene encoding zymogen granule membrane protein 16-like, whose amino-acid sequence MFAFLFLAVMCASCLAKPVAEYYSFSVPVGSGSGTAFSSTGDGRITGIRIWEISSAYITGIQLRYGYIWSELLGRQHGEELQIDLHDGEAIIQISGKYYVANYIYQVAFVTNRGRSLTAGQPTQTSFNFYPTHPDTELRMLSGRFNGHGITSLGAHWGMVYMEQGNGNTTQA is encoded by the exons ATGTTTGCCTTCCTGTTCCTTGCTGTGATGTGTGCCAGCTGCCTGGCAAAAC CCGTGGCGGAGTACTACTCCTTCTCTGTGCCTGTTGGGTCTGGGTCTGGCACTGCTTTTTCCTCGACAGGAGATGGACGAATCACAGGGATCAGGATCTGGGAGATCTCCAGCGCTTACATTACTGG tATCCAGTTGCGTTACGGTTACATTTGGTCTGAACTGTTGGGTCGCCAACATGGCGAGGAACTGCAGATAGACCTACATGACGGAGAAGCCATCATTCAG ATCTCTGGTAAATACTACGTTGCTAACTACATCTATCAGGTGGCGTTTGTGACCAACAGAGGGCGCTCTCTGACTGCCGGACAGCCAACGCAG ACCTCTTTCAACTTCTACCCCACCCACCCGGACACAGAGCTCAGAATGCTGAGCGGGCGCTTCAACGGCCACGGCATCACTTCACTGGGAGCTCACTGGGGAATGGTCTACATGGAGCAAGGCAACGGGAATACAACTCAGGCTTAG